In Haloarchaeobius litoreus, the following are encoded in one genomic region:
- a CDS encoding ABC transporter ATP-binding protein yields MSETPSMRERHEGADMEKEDIVLRVDDLQKRFGGLVATDHASFAVERGTITGLIGPNGAGKSTIFNLISGFYEPDGGRVEVNGIDVTGREPHEIADAGLIRTFQTPRKLEGMTVREAMLVGPRKQPGESFVKLFTAPDEVAQAESANMEEAQRILEDFEIDHLATQPATDISGGQMKLVELARAMLADPEILLLDEPVAGVNPTLRNDLAEQIRRLNEQGTTFCIIEHDMEFVMKLADPVVVLNQGSVLMEGPPDAVQTDERVIDAYLGGDT; encoded by the coding sequence ATGAGTGAGACACCGTCCATGCGCGAGCGCCACGAGGGCGCCGACATGGAGAAGGAGGACATCGTCCTCCGCGTCGACGACCTGCAGAAGCGCTTCGGCGGCCTGGTCGCCACCGACCACGCGAGCTTCGCGGTCGAGCGCGGCACCATCACCGGGCTCATCGGCCCGAACGGGGCCGGCAAGTCGACCATCTTCAACCTCATCTCGGGCTTCTACGAGCCCGACGGGGGACGCGTCGAGGTCAACGGCATCGACGTCACCGGCCGGGAGCCCCACGAGATCGCCGACGCCGGCCTCATCCGGACGTTCCAGACCCCGCGCAAGCTGGAGGGGATGACCGTCCGCGAGGCGATGCTCGTCGGGCCACGGAAACAGCCCGGCGAGTCGTTCGTGAAGCTGTTCACCGCGCCCGACGAGGTCGCCCAGGCCGAGTCGGCCAACATGGAGGAGGCCCAGCGCATCCTCGAAGATTTCGAGATCGACCACCTCGCGACCCAGCCCGCGACCGACATCTCGGGCGGGCAGATGAAGCTGGTCGAGCTCGCCCGGGCGATGCTCGCGGACCCCGAGATACTGCTGCTCGACGAGCCGGTCGCCGGCGTCAACCCGACGCTCCGGAACGACCTCGCCGAGCAGATCCGCCGGCTCAACGAGCAGGGAACCACGTTCTGTATCATCGAGCACGACATGGAGTTCGTCATGAAACTGGCCGACCCCGTCGTCGTGCTGAACCAGGGGAGCGTGCTGATGGAGGGCCCGCCGGACGCCGTCCAGACGGACGAACGGGTCATCGACGCCTACCTCGGAGGTGACACATGA